In the Phaeodactylum tricornutum CCAP 1055/1 chromosome 13, whole genome shotgun sequence genome, GTGGCTGCCGCGGCACAAGCGGCCGTATCTGCCGTTAAGGGCACCACGCCCAGTTGGAacgacgccatggaagcggCCAACAAGTACGCACCCGCCAAGTATCCTTACCAGAACTTGGTCGCCCCCGCGCCCGGATCGGTACCCTTTCCACCATTATCCTTTTCCCAAACCTTATCGCCCGAGGCCGTCATGGCCTTTGACGCGAGTCTCATTTCCACCATACAAAGTAGCGCCGCCAACGAACCGAAGGATCGTACCCgaaacgccgccgccacctGGACCATGCCTCCGGCGCCGCTCTTTCCTAACGCACCGTCCCTGCCCGGATCCATGCAAGGCATTGCCGGGGGAATCAATTTCACGTCTCTGGCACCGCCACCCGGTGGAGCGCATTCCAGCGTCCCGTCCAATTCCTTTTTGCCGCCCCCCACGCCGGTCAGCATGACGGCATCCAACGCGACCTTTCCGCAGCAGTTGTCGGCATCCTCGCAACACTTGCTGTTGCGACACGCGGACGCCATTCCCACTCTCATTGCGCTACTCTCCAGTCCCAGTAGGGAGGTTTACGAACAAGCCATGTGGATACTGGGTAGTATTGCCGCGGGAGATTCACCCGGAACGACCGCCAATGTTGACGGCAAATCCGTCTCGGCCCGGGACGTTATCCTGGCTGCTGGAGTCATGAACCAAATGCTGCGCTGTCTCGAATCACACCCTGGTAATTTGAGTCTCCAGCGGATTGCGTCCTGGACCCTGTCCAATTTGGTGGATGGCATCTTTCAACAATCCCACGGAGGCAAGTCCTCCGGTTCGAACAGCAACGGCATTGTTGGCAACCctagcaacaacaacaacatcaataATACCCACAACCACGCCGCTACTGCCATCATTCCGGGTAGCATCACCGGCGTTTTCAAGCCCAACAATAGCGCTGGGGGCAATCACGGCAGCGGAGATTATTCCAGCGCCGACGAGATTGAAATGATCACTTTACTTCCAGTTTTGAGGCGACTATTACGCATGTCGGATGCGGAAGTCTTGTCGTATACTTGTTGGACCCTCTCACACTTGTGCGACGGCCCGTCTTCCCACATTGCTGCCGTTGTGACGACACCTTACGACTCGGGCGCACCGCCCGGTGGCCTCGTTCCTCGGTTAGTCGATCTTCTGATGCACCCTTCTTGGCGGGTCACCAAACCGGCGCTCCGGACGATTGGCAACATTGTTTGCGCCGAATGCAGTGACGACGCGCTCAGTGCGGGACCGACGACGGATTATACCGAAGTCATTCTCGAATGTCAGGCGGTGCCGCGACTAAAGGAACTGGTGACGCATTCCAATCGCGAAATTCAAAAAGAAGCGTGCTGGACCTTGTCCAACATTGCGGCCGGTACCGTCGATCAGATTCAAGCCGTGATCGATTCGGGAGCTATCCCGCCCTTGGTAGAACTGGTTCagaacaaaaagacggatcaaGAAGTCCGTAGCGAAGCCTGTTGGGTGGTTTTGAACGCCACTAGCTGTGGAGGCGATTCTCAGATTGAGGTGCTGGTGGACGAAGGATGCGTGTCGGTTTTAGGCGTGTTGCTGACGGAAGCGAGCATGGTCATGATGGCCCTCGAAGGACTCGAACGCGTACTGCAAGTCGAAGAAACGCGCGAAACGATGCGACGGGAGCGGATCGAAAACGGAGAGATTGAAGACAACGAAGAGACGCGGACACCAACACTGGTCAGTGCTTCGTTATTGGAAAAGGCGTTGGACAATCGATCGAGTACGGCCGTAATTAAACGCGCCGACCGCATTTGGAAACAGCACTTTGTCTCGTGCGCCCTGTGTAAACAATCGTTTTCGAAGCACCGCATAGCCGACGCTTCCTTTTGCGAGGAATGCAAATGTCACGTATGTTGTAACTGCAACTGTCGAATATACCATCTCGACTACCAGGAGGAACTATGGGCGGCCACGGAAGAAAAGACGGAGGCCAAAAAGAATGCTaaaaagagcaagaacaagaaaaagaaggaaaagtTCAAGCAGAAAAAAGCCAAGAAACAGGAAGAGCCTGACGACAAGTCGCTGCCGCCCCATGAGGAGCTTGACGAACCGCACGAGCTCGCCATGGTTGgcaaggaagaaaccaaagacagAGAATTGTCGGCCGCGACGCAAAGCAGCAGTTCCTTAACGGTAGCGTCGACGGTGCCAAGTAAGACTGGCGAGGTCGTCGAAGTCGACACTACGGTgatggaagatgacgacgaggatgaagaGGATGCTGGACACAATCAAATAGATTTGGTGCTTTATTTGCAACAAACGGGCAGTATAATTGCCCTGGCCAAGTTAATGGATGCGTTGGAGTACGGCGGGGATgactacgacgaagaactgGATGATTACGAGCGTAAAATGTTGCGCGAGCAACACGTTTTGCGCCAGCAACAGTCGGCCCATTCGGCGCACTGAGACTATTCTGGATCCACCTACGAGTTGCGTAGAATTATTGCACAATTCCTGGCACCCGACAGGAATCTCTAGATAATGTACCTGTTAAAACTACTATTCTTGAACTAAAGTATGAGATATGGGGACACGCCAGCAGCCAGAGTAGCCAATCCGTGCTAGTACGTGGGGATGCCGCTCGACAGCACATCTCCAGTCTTTGACTCGTTGTCGATacggtcgtcgtcggtatcGTTATCGTTATCGTTATCGCATGGAACCTTCCATAATCGTTGCAACAATTGGTAGGCTCTCGGATCGTGCTGTCGGAGTTGCTTCCGGTGGAACGGAAACCACTTGTTGTATTCCGTATCGGTGTCGACGCCACCCAAAAAGGCCGTGGACAATTCGGCCCAGTATTCCATGGCATTGGTACAGGCGTAGGCCCGTGCGTGCGGTCCCTGCGGGCCGTGCACGGGCACGCTCTCGTACAGTCCCTCTTCCAGGGCCAGTCGGTAGCATTCCTGAATTTCGGCATTGTCGTAGCCCTGTGGGACGCACAGACAGTGGTAGGCGTGACAGAATTCGTGCAAGAGGACACCACCGGTTCCCCATAGGGCCGCATCCTTTCGGTATTCGTCGGCGTCGTAGAGCTCGACACCGTGTTGCTTGGCGGGATGGCATTGGTTGTGGGCCAACCAGTCGGCGTAGGGGTGGAAACAGAGTCCCCGGGCGCGTACGGGAGAGGCGGCGGGTCCGTAACGAAAGTCCCGATTGATCCAGAGTGGGGTGGTGCGTCGCAGGGTTCGCACGGCGTGGGGCGGTAGGCAGTGTACCGCGTGTGTTAAATCCTGTTCGAGACGGGCCCGGAGGGTCGGGTCACCGCCGTCCCAATTGGACTGGAAACGGACGGGCCAGCCCGCGAGGGTACTCTGGACGTATTTGTTTGTACGGACCGTGTCCAGTGGTGTGGGATCGAGACGGCCGATGTGCAAGTGTAATTGTACAGACCGGGGTACGTCGAGTGggttgtcgtcgtcctggttgttgtcgtcgtcgtcgttgtcaatATCGGTGGGTACAAAGGCGTGGATTCGGTGGGATCCGTGTCGGACGTGGGAGCGTGCTCCGGGTCGACAACAGTTCCATCCCCTCGacgacgttgttgttgttgctgacaTTGTTGTCTGTTGTCGGTACGTACTTGACTTCCAATATGTGAACGGTGTGGTCTCGTCGTCGATGGGGTCTATAGGCCCCGAGTATGGTCGAGGGATCGAGGGACGGAATGGTGTCGGAGGAATGGGCGGGGGATGGTTCCGTGGCGAGGACAAAGGCGTGTCCCGTGTAGGTCTGTTCGACGTGATCATCCCGGGTAACAGTGTCGGTGTCGGTGTCGGCGTGTGCCATTGGGTAGAGTTTCCGAAAGTGATGGGGACGACCCTGGGCATCCATCCAACACCAGACGAGGGGTATGGACAAATGATTGCGGACACAGAGTCGCAGactgttgtcgtcgttgttggtatcgtcgttgttgtcgtcatttGTGCTACCGTCGAGGTCACTAGTACGGTCGTCCTTGTTGTCATATCTACTACTGTGGTCGAGGTCCTCGACGGTGCGCACCCGACCGGCTCGGACGGCGCGAGGGGCCGTGTCTGGTTGCCAGAGCTGGCCCCAGGGAGCGGCGGCCCGGGTAGCGTTCGCCGCCGCTTCCGTCACCCACCGGGGTTGGGCAGGGAACGGACGGTGTCCGAATGCCGTACGGATGGAATGCcaccacgtcgtcgtcgttgttgttgtgaatgtGGATGACAAGGAGAGATCCCCCATTCCGACATTCCCATGGGTCTTTTCACGGAACGACCGTGCTTTGGGAATGGACTCGAGGCCGTTGGGGTGAAAAGGTCTCCGTTGCAACGGAGAGTGGAATGCCTCTCGGCACCCAAGCTACCCTACCCGAGgggtatatatatatatagtGTGTGGCTGTGTATCCAACCAACACATTACTATTTGTGTGACTTGTGATTGACAGTCATGTGATATGTCACTAtaatatatatatatgtattGTATATGTTGTGGGTAGTCTTCTGGAAATACCTACCATTGGATAGAATTGTGTCGAACCAGAAGGGGCGGGATATGAAGAACGACCGGATTCGGTCCGTTGAGACACGCTCGCCACAGTGGGCCCTTACGGTAAGTGGCGAGCGACGAGCCGGGAGTGGCGAGTACCGAGTGGCTACCGGTCCCGCAGGAAAATGTCCACGTACAATGCGGGGACGGGGAGTTTCTACGAACCACTACCAAAACTACTGCAACACTCtctactactactagctactactgctactactagagTAGTACTACGAGTATACAATTCGACCGCATTCGAGGTCAGTCGGTCTTGTCTTTTATTCGTCACAGCGATCGAATCGCATCCACGGTCCCTTTGGCGTCTGTGTTACATTTACTCCCTCTTCCGGTAGTGGACACACAGAAAGACAATTCAATCGCTCACGAAGGGAATTCCTTTCTCCACACGCAACACACATACACAACACACAGCACACACTGCGCCAATGCGGCGACGTTTGCAAGTCGACGTGGCGGTGGGGTCGACCGATCCTTCCGTGCCGTCGTCACCTACCGCACCGTCCCCCACGACGActcctcgtcgtcgctctCCGTATCAAAGTTTTCCTCTCCCCGCGTATTTACCCTTGTGTCCCGGTGGTGTCGCCTATCCTGCCGTGGGGACCGGCACAGACCCTCGCGACTGGCACGTTCTCGGGTCCCCCGTCGGTAC is a window encoding:
- a CDS encoding predicted protein, with product AIPTLIALLSSPSREVYEQAMWILGSIAAGDSPGTTANVDGKSVSARDVILAAGVMNQMLRCLESHPGNLSLQRIASWTLSNLVDGIFQQSHGGKSSVLRRLLRMSDAEVLSYTCWTLSHLCDGPSSHIAAVVTTPYDSGAPPGGLVPRLVDLLMHPSWRVTKPALRTIGNIVCAECSDDALSAGPTTDYTEVILECQAVPRLKELVTHSNREIQKEACWTLSNIAAGTVDQIQAVIDSGAIPPLVELVQNKKTDQEVRSEACWVVLNATSCGGDSQIEVLVDEGCVSVLGVLLTEASMVMMALEGLERVLQV
- a CDS encoding predicted protein; its protein translation is MGDLSLSSTFTTTTTTTWWHSIRTAFGHRPFPAQPRWVTEAAANATRAAAPWGQLWQPDTAPRAVRAGRVRTVEDLDHSSRYDNKDDRTSDLDGSTNDDNNDDTNNDDNSLRLCVRNHLSIPLVWCWMDAQGRPHHFRKLYPMAHADTDTDTVTRDDHVEQTYTGHAFVLATEPSPAHSSDTIPSLDPSTILGAYRPHRRRDHTVHILEVKGWNCCRPGARSHVRHGSHRIHAFVPTDIDNDDDDNNQDDDNPLDVPRSVQLHLHIGRLDPTPLDTVRTNKYVQSTLAGWPVRFQSNWDGGDPTLRARLEQDLTHAVHCLPPHAVRTLRRTTPLWINRDFRYGPAASPVRARGLCFHPYADWLAHNQCHPAKQHGVELYDADEYRKDAALWGTGGVLLHEFCHAYHCLCVPQGYDNAEIQECYRLALEEGLYESVPVHGPQGPHARAYACTNAMEYWAELSTAFLGGVDTDTEYNKWFPFHRKQLRQHDPRAYQLLQRLWKVPCDNDNDNDTDDDRIDNESKTGDVLSSGIPTY